The proteins below come from a single Serratia fonticola genomic window:
- the galE gene encoding UDP-glucose 4-epimerase GalE, which yields MAILVTGGAGYIGSHTVLTLLERNEEVVVLDNLVNASAVSLQRVAEITGKQATFYPNDVMDRAALKHIFAEHNITSVIHFAGLKSVGESSVKPLEYYLNNLSGTLVLLDEMRQAGVHQFIFSSSATVYGTPEQVPLRETSRIGGTTNPYGTSKLMVEQILQDFAKAEPTFSITILRYFNPVGAHESGLIGEDPNGIPNNLMPYVAQVAIGKLEKLAVFGDDYPTPDGTGVRDYIHVMDLAEGHLKALDHITDSKGVVVYNLGTGVGYSVLQMLHAFEQASGRQVAYQVTPRRPGDIAECWADASLAEKKLGWKAQRGLEEIMRDAWNWQKNNPQGYTQ from the coding sequence ATGGCTATTTTAGTGACCGGCGGCGCCGGATACATTGGTTCGCATACTGTACTTACCTTGCTGGAACGCAACGAAGAAGTTGTGGTGCTGGATAATCTGGTTAACGCCTCTGCGGTTTCACTGCAGCGCGTGGCCGAGATCACAGGAAAGCAGGCAACCTTTTATCCCAATGACGTCATGGATCGAGCGGCACTGAAACACATTTTTGCCGAGCACAACATCACTTCGGTGATCCATTTTGCCGGCCTGAAGTCAGTGGGTGAATCCTCCGTCAAACCGCTGGAATATTATCTGAACAACCTCAGCGGCACGCTGGTTCTGCTAGACGAAATGCGTCAGGCCGGGGTACACCAGTTTATTTTCAGTTCATCCGCAACAGTTTATGGCACGCCGGAGCAGGTACCGTTACGTGAAACTTCACGCATCGGTGGCACCACCAACCCTTATGGCACATCCAAATTGATGGTAGAGCAGATCCTCCAGGACTTTGCCAAGGCCGAGCCAACGTTCTCGATCACTATCCTGCGTTATTTTAACCCGGTTGGGGCACATGAATCAGGTTTGATCGGCGAAGACCCCAACGGGATCCCCAACAACCTGATGCCCTACGTGGCACAGGTCGCCATCGGCAAACTAGAAAAATTAGCCGTGTTTGGTGATGACTACCCAACGCCCGACGGCACCGGTGTACGCGACTACATCCACGTCATGGATCTGGCTGAAGGTCACCTCAAAGCACTCGACCACATCACTGATAGCAAAGGAGTGGTAGTTTACAATCTGGGAACCGGGGTAGGTTATTCGGTACTGCAGATGCTGCATGCCTTTGAACAGGCCTCTGGTCGTCAGGTAGCTTATCAGGTGACACCACGCCGCCCTGGTGATATTGCTGAATGCTGGGCGGATGCCTCACTGGCTGAAAAAAAGCTGGGTTGGAAAGCACAACGCGGCTTGGAAGAAATTATGAGAGATGCGTGGAACTGGCAGAAAAATAACCCACAAGGTTACACACAGTAG
- a CDS encoding polysaccharide deacetylase family protein: MTKPAFLITIDTEGDNLWQNHDRISTENTRFLPRFQALCEKYACKPVYLTNYEMAVDTQYVEFARDVIARGTGEVGMHLHAWNSPPLTPLTDDDWRHKPYLIEYPADQIRAKVDHMTKLLEDTFQTKMLSHRAGRWAFNEFYASLLLEYGYQVDCSVTPRVNWQYSPGNPQGNGGTDYRHFPSQAYFIDPANIAQPGNSTLLEVPMSIQYKHSALMNAVKQGYDSLRGKKRSPSVHWLRPSGNNLDKMKLVVERSLAQGHDYVEFMLHSSEFMPGGSPTFKTQQDIEGLYRELEQLFDWLHSLTVGKTLAEYYQDKINIK, translated from the coding sequence ATGACTAAACCGGCGTTTCTTATCACGATTGATACCGAAGGCGATAATCTGTGGCAAAACCACGACCGCATTTCGACCGAGAACACGCGTTTTTTGCCGCGCTTTCAGGCGCTGTGTGAAAAATATGCCTGCAAGCCGGTTTATCTGACCAACTATGAAATGGCGGTGGATACACAGTACGTTGAATTTGCCCGCGACGTGATAGCACGCGGCACCGGCGAAGTGGGAATGCACCTGCACGCCTGGAACAGCCCACCGCTGACGCCGCTCACCGATGATGACTGGCGACATAAACCCTATCTGATCGAATACCCGGCCGACCAAATTCGCGCCAAGGTCGATCATATGACCAAGCTGCTGGAAGATACCTTCCAGACCAAGATGCTCAGCCACCGTGCCGGGCGCTGGGCGTTTAATGAGTTTTATGCCTCATTGCTGCTGGAATATGGCTATCAGGTCGATTGTTCCGTCACTCCGCGCGTTAACTGGCAATATTCGCCCGGCAATCCGCAGGGCAACGGCGGGACCGACTATCGCCATTTCCCCTCGCAGGCCTATTTTATCGATCCGGCCAATATCGCCCAACCCGGTAATTCCACGCTGTTGGAAGTGCCAATGAGCATTCAGTATAAACATTCGGCGCTGATGAATGCGGTGAAGCAGGGCTATGACAGCCTGAGGGGTAAAAAGCGTTCTCCCTCGGTGCATTGGCTGCGTCCCTCCGGTAACAATCTGGACAAGATGAAGCTGGTGGTCGAACGCTCTCTGGCACAGGGGCACGATTACGTCGAATTTATGCTGCACTCCTCCGAGTTTATGCCGGGAGGCAGTCCAACATTTAAGACGCAACAAGATATTGAGGGGTTATACCGTGAGTTGGAGCAACTGTTTGATTGGCTGCACAGCCTGACCGTAGGTAAAACTCTGGCTGAATATTATCAGGATAAAATCAATATAAAATGA
- a CDS encoding glycosyltransferase family 9 protein, with protein sequence MREKKKFKIGLCDFILSLFFRRAKSTQEKKQALATEEFDSILVYSTTALGDYMFNSPALRAIRQRYPQARITLVAHPKYKHLLTTRDFYDDVLFWGNKVNDMLTLVKQAKQRKPQLAVLLHSHLPYDIVSAAMAGCQYIVRDNYAKPVGKMARWLAFGLDFFDEHVIARKMKLVEALGAQTDNTAMALPCSYERHPKQAGKIRVGFQLGASTRVRCWPPEYYAALAQKLLAKDDRIEIVLIGSEPEIPLAAALMQRVSGACVGRITSFVGQTTLPKLLGVIASMDLLVTGDTGPFHLAISMRVPTLSLFVTEDPRRSGPYQDRDLHEYIYLPLSDPRITDREAPLKAITVAEVYDRVICMLAV encoded by the coding sequence ATGAGAGAGAAAAAGAAATTTAAAATAGGGTTGTGTGATTTTATTCTCAGCTTGTTTTTCCGCCGGGCAAAAAGCACGCAAGAAAAAAAGCAAGCCTTGGCTACGGAGGAGTTTGACAGCATTTTGGTTTATTCTACGACGGCTCTTGGCGATTATATGTTCAACTCGCCGGCGCTTCGGGCCATTCGTCAGCGTTATCCCCAGGCGCGGATTACCTTGGTGGCACATCCGAAATATAAGCATTTGCTGACCACACGTGATTTCTATGATGATGTGCTGTTTTGGGGGAACAAAGTCAATGACATGCTCACTTTGGTGAAACAGGCCAAACAGCGTAAACCCCAGTTGGCGGTCTTGCTACACTCCCATTTGCCCTATGATATCGTCAGTGCCGCTATGGCGGGGTGTCAATATATTGTGCGTGATAACTACGCTAAACCTGTTGGCAAAATGGCCCGCTGGCTGGCGTTCGGATTGGATTTCTTTGATGAGCACGTTATTGCGCGCAAAATGAAGTTGGTGGAGGCTCTGGGGGCACAGACTGATAATACTGCAATGGCGTTGCCTTGCAGTTATGAACGGCACCCTAAGCAGGCAGGAAAGATACGCGTGGGGTTCCAGTTAGGGGCTTCAACACGGGTACGTTGTTGGCCACCGGAGTACTATGCTGCACTCGCGCAGAAATTACTGGCCAAAGACGACAGGATTGAAATTGTGTTGATTGGTTCAGAACCGGAAATTCCATTGGCTGCTGCGTTAATGCAAAGAGTGAGTGGTGCTTGTGTGGGGAGGATCACTAGCTTTGTCGGGCAAACCACGTTGCCGAAATTATTGGGTGTAATAGCTTCAATGGATTTATTGGTGACTGGCGATACCGGGCCATTCCATTTGGCTATTTCAATGCGCGTGCCGACATTAAGCCTGTTTGTCACAGAAGATCCACGTCGCAGCGGGCCCTATCAGGATCGTGACTTGCATGAATACATCTATTTGCCGTTAAGCGATCCGAGGATTACCGATAGGGAAGCACCGTTGAAGGCTATTACTGTCGCTGAGGTTTATGACCGAGTGATATGTATGCTTGCTGTCTGA